The Yoonia sp. SS1-5 genome contains a region encoding:
- a CDS encoding cupin-like domain-containing protein — translation MARFRKAARQHARMGYRNLTTIEYLDTPSQRQILEVMEEGRPVVVTGLEPEPPCRDWTIDKLAQRFGDAVTRVRSATHRQTMAEFVAELKEFEEHPKDDLIEGFTKPYTEGANLPEEMWADFGTLFFDREDFIPPQLWLGAVPTHIPTSSLHRDPLTGFLLQVIGRKRLDLYSADQEDLLYPMKSYNNYQPCWFKPEHPDPLIYPKSQAASCLSVTLHPGELLIQPAGWFHQVYALDSPNMSVSYFWRY, via the coding sequence ATGGCCAGATTTCGAAAAGCCGCTCGGCAGCATGCCCGAATGGGTTACCGAAATCTGACAACAATTGAGTATCTCGATACGCCAAGCCAGCGCCAAATTCTTGAGGTGATGGAAGAAGGCCGCCCTGTGGTTGTCACGGGACTTGAACCTGAACCACCTTGCCGGGACTGGACAATTGATAAGCTGGCCCAACGCTTTGGCGATGCGGTTACGCGCGTGCGGTCAGCAACGCACCGTCAAACCATGGCAGAGTTCGTTGCGGAATTGAAAGAGTTCGAAGAACATCCCAAAGATGACCTTATCGAGGGTTTCACAAAGCCCTACACCGAGGGGGCCAACCTTCCGGAAGAGATGTGGGCCGACTTTGGGACGCTGTTCTTTGATCGTGAGGATTTTATCCCACCGCAACTTTGGTTGGGTGCGGTACCAACCCATATCCCGACCTCTAGCTTGCACAGAGATCCTTTGACCGGATTTTTGTTGCAGGTCATAGGACGCAAGCGCCTTGATCTCTATTCAGCTGATCAAGAAGATCTGCTTTACCCGATGAAAAGTTATAATAACTATCAGCCGTGTTGGTTCAAACCTGAGCACCCAGATCCTCTTATTTATCCAAAGTCACAGGCGGCAAGTTGCCTGTCAGTGACGCTACACCCGGGCGAGCTTTTGATTCAGCCAGCAGGGTGGTTCCATCAGGTTTATGCCTTGGACAGTCCAAATATGTCTGTCAGTTATTTCTGGCGCTACTAA
- a CDS encoding LysR family transcriptional regulator produces the protein MKDVIGYLRCFEAASRLMNFTYAADELCVTQSAVSHQMKELSRRLGFALFNRTGNTLELTAKGQEFARLTSRLLQDLDIGLEGLRSDILKGALLIHCDPVLANKWLLPRLDRLEGRCLPLRVELRSSGEPKDADIVIGFEAVDGFEESHFDADYCTFVYSPEILTSGENKLSPAQIISETAIQLGKPNLEELYGAKWSSWGATQGKDIRSAGDIEAHGSVELALQAAVHGRGVALLRRTIADDDIRAGRLIAASHGRLPDAPPLIVSINTQTLHHDLCRDLENWLLAELTSTVAEARCE, from the coding sequence ATGAAGGATGTGATTGGGTATCTGCGCTGTTTTGAAGCCGCTTCTCGTTTGATGAACTTCACTTATGCAGCCGATGAGTTATGCGTTACCCAAAGTGCGGTTAGCCACCAGATGAAGGAACTTTCCAGACGCCTGGGGTTTGCCCTGTTCAATCGCACGGGAAACACGCTGGAACTGACTGCGAAAGGTCAAGAGTTTGCGAGACTTACGTCTCGTCTGCTACAAGATCTGGATATTGGCCTTGAAGGGTTGCGCAGCGATATCCTCAAAGGTGCTCTGTTGATCCATTGTGACCCGGTGTTGGCCAACAAATGGCTCCTGCCGAGACTGGACAGACTTGAAGGCCGGTGCCTCCCACTCCGGGTAGAACTGCGCTCCAGTGGTGAACCGAAAGATGCTGACATTGTCATCGGTTTTGAGGCCGTTGACGGGTTTGAAGAAAGTCACTTCGACGCGGACTACTGCACCTTCGTCTACAGCCCTGAGATTCTGACATCTGGCGAAAACAAGCTATCGCCCGCGCAGATAATATCCGAGACCGCAATCCAACTTGGCAAGCCCAACTTAGAAGAGCTGTACGGTGCGAAATGGTCAAGCTGGGGAGCAACGCAAGGCAAAGATATAAGATCAGCCGGGGACATTGAGGCGCACGGTAGCGTCGAACTGGCCTTGCAGGCGGCTGTCCACGGACGTGGCGTGGCATTACTTCGCAGAACGATTGCCGATGACGACATCCGCGCTGGACGGCTTATCGCAGCGTCGCACGGACGTTTGCCGGATGCGCCACCACTTATTGTGTCTATAAACACGCAGACCCTCCATCACGATCTATGCCGCGATCTTGAGAATTGGCTGCTGGCTGAATTGACTTCGACAGTCGCGGAAGCGCGGTGTGAATAG
- a CDS encoding RraA family protein translates to MMIQQPKPLTVKRDLPRPSDAQIAAFQAIPTGFVADALAGRGVLAPAIKPLLEGNLPFHAAGPAVTAHNSPGDLLATLAALNDVQKGDIVVATVCGHQGNAAAGDLVMAMLKNGGGAALVTDGPMRDLSGIVDVGLPVWCTGLSPASPSTSGPGTVGLPIQIGGQCVSSGDMIVADRDGVVVVPLGEIDTVLATLDTIRAAEAAYDAEIRAGRKVSRKALDVLSDGRTDFL, encoded by the coding sequence ATGATGATCCAACAACCCAAACCCCTGACCGTAAAAAGAGATTTACCCCGTCCAAGCGACGCACAAATTGCAGCGTTTCAGGCGATACCCACCGGCTTTGTCGCTGATGCGCTGGCTGGGCGGGGTGTGCTGGCACCTGCGATCAAACCGCTTTTGGAGGGCAACCTTCCGTTTCACGCCGCTGGTCCAGCGGTGACGGCGCATAACAGCCCCGGTGATCTTCTGGCAACCTTGGCGGCACTCAATGACGTGCAAAAAGGCGATATCGTGGTTGCCACCGTGTGCGGGCATCAGGGAAATGCCGCTGCGGGTGATTTGGTCATGGCGATGTTGAAAAATGGTGGCGGTGCCGCGCTTGTCACCGATGGCCCGATGCGAGACCTGTCAGGTATCGTAGATGTTGGCCTTCCTGTCTGGTGTACCGGATTGAGCCCAGCCTCGCCCTCTACCTCCGGCCCCGGAACCGTTGGCCTGCCGATTCAGATCGGCGGCCAATGTGTTAGCAGTGGTGATATGATTGTGGCGGACCGTGACGGCGTTGTCGTCGTGCCGTTGGGAGAAATTGATACTGTTCTTGCGACGCTGGACACCATCCGTGCAGCAGAGGCGGCCTACGACGCTGAAATTCGTGCGGGGCGCAAAGTGTCACGAAAGGCGCTCGATGTTTTGTCGGATGGGCGCACCGATTTTCTATGA
- a CDS encoding MFS transporter, whose amino-acid sequence MMPAADDTSPTRWSDLLNRHYAPALIMVCCAVLLHAADGLLVATMLPVIVADIGGLHLMSWVVMLYEVGSIIVRVISGFLLIRFGLRLPMAGAALLFAFGCSLSALAILMPVMLWARLFQGFGGGGLIAMSFVAVTLLFERKLGARAMALVSTTWAGSAFLGPLIGGLFVQFGNWQTAFWTFGAIALGLSLMMLRIAPRNTSKLPQNTHLPVTRLLLLVAGIMAIAFAGEDVQLPKTSALLVAGFCLIALFLWQDSRQSTDRLLPVFDPLPRDRPSAIIVTVAFFAAATIAIGAYAPYFLVTLHGVTPLEAGYVIAIEAVAWAITASLVAGGPEARDVKLITTGLGIVTVGVTGLCMTIGFGPVWMIAFSALLQGVGFGMAWTFIPRLATKGLSDDESALVAGALPTTQRIGYAVGAAFMGLAANVAGLGETPPHIAATAIFATALPLIVVGLIGLHRFLRAV is encoded by the coding sequence ATGATGCCAGCAGCTGACGACACCTCACCAACCCGGTGGAGCGATCTGCTCAACAGGCATTATGCGCCAGCCCTGATCATGGTGTGCTGCGCGGTCTTGTTGCATGCGGCGGACGGTTTGCTGGTCGCCACGATGCTGCCTGTGATTGTCGCCGATATCGGCGGCCTGCACCTGATGTCGTGGGTCGTGATGCTCTATGAAGTTGGGTCGATCATCGTTCGTGTGATCAGCGGTTTCCTCCTCATCCGCTTTGGCCTGCGTCTGCCAATGGCGGGTGCAGCGCTGTTGTTTGCCTTTGGCTGCAGCCTAAGTGCACTCGCCATATTGATGCCTGTCATGCTTTGGGCACGATTGTTTCAAGGTTTCGGAGGTGGCGGGCTCATAGCGATGTCGTTTGTTGCAGTGACGTTGTTGTTTGAACGCAAGCTAGGGGCACGCGCTATGGCACTTGTCTCAACGACATGGGCAGGTTCCGCCTTTCTTGGTCCTTTGATTGGTGGCCTCTTTGTCCAATTTGGAAATTGGCAAACGGCGTTCTGGACTTTCGGCGCTATAGCGCTTGGCCTGTCACTGATGATGTTGCGCATCGCACCACGAAACACATCCAAATTGCCGCAAAACACCCACCTGCCGGTTACGCGGCTGCTCCTTTTGGTCGCCGGGATCATGGCCATCGCCTTCGCGGGTGAAGATGTGCAGTTGCCCAAGACGTCTGCCCTCCTGGTCGCAGGTTTCTGTTTGATCGCGCTGTTCCTGTGGCAAGACTCCCGCCAATCGACCGACAGACTCTTGCCGGTCTTTGATCCACTGCCGCGGGATCGTCCGTCTGCGATAATCGTTACGGTGGCTTTTTTTGCCGCCGCGACGATCGCGATTGGTGCCTATGCTCCCTATTTCCTTGTCACTTTGCACGGCGTAACCCCGCTAGAGGCCGGATATGTCATCGCAATAGAAGCCGTGGCATGGGCTATCACGGCCTCACTGGTTGCTGGTGGACCCGAGGCGCGGGATGTAAAACTGATCACCACGGGCCTTGGTATTGTGACAGTCGGTGTCACCGGATTGTGCATGACTATTGGCTTCGGACCGGTTTGGATGATTGCTTTCTCTGCACTTTTGCAGGGCGTTGGGTTTGGGATGGCTTGGACGTTCATCCCTCGCCTCGCTACAAAAGGTCTATCAGATGACGAAAGCGCATTGGTCGCGGGTGCTTTGCCAACAACACAACGGATCGGCTACGCGGTCGGAGCTGCGTTTATGGGGCTAGCTGCTAATGTAGCAGGTCTAGGAGAGACGCCGCCGCATATAGCCGCAACAGCAATTTTTGCGACCGCGCTACCTCTCATCGTCGTGGGGCTCATTGGTCTTCACAGGTTCCTCAGAGCGGTATGA
- the dapF gene encoding diaminopimelate epimerase gives MDSQVSNTLPFMKMHGLGNDFVVVDERGAPPRVDAAIATRIADRHRGVGFDQLAVMSETENADIRLTFWNSDGSISGACGNATRCIARHLMDETGKTSVVIETARGLLQAKDAGGGQTSVNMGQPQLDWADIPLAEAMDTLQLPIAGEPVATGMGNPHCTFFVPDADAVDLAARGAEMERHPLFPARTNVQFASLIGPNRLRMRVWERGAGVTLASGSSSCATAVAAARRGLTGRDVQIMLDGGTLSVQWAEDGVWMTGPTAHVFDGVWRG, from the coding sequence ATGGACTCGCAGGTTTCGAATACGTTGCCCTTTATGAAGATGCATGGGCTTGGCAATGACTTTGTCGTGGTTGACGAAAGGGGCGCGCCGCCTCGCGTCGATGCGGCCATCGCCACACGCATTGCGGATCGCCACCGTGGCGTCGGGTTTGATCAGCTGGCGGTGATGTCAGAGACCGAGAATGCGGATATTCGACTGACGTTCTGGAATAGCGACGGGTCTATCTCGGGCGCTTGTGGTAACGCAACCCGCTGCATCGCGCGTCACTTGATGGATGAGACCGGCAAGACCAGCGTTGTGATCGAGACCGCGCGGGGGCTTCTTCAGGCCAAAGATGCTGGCGGAGGCCAGACATCAGTAAATATGGGGCAGCCGCAGCTTGATTGGGCCGACATACCCTTGGCTGAGGCGATGGATACGCTTCAACTGCCAATCGCAGGCGAACCGGTCGCAACGGGCATGGGCAACCCACATTGCACATTCTTCGTGCCGGATGCGGACGCTGTTGATCTGGCCGCCCGTGGGGCCGAAATGGAACGACATCCGCTGTTCCCGGCGCGCACGAATGTTCAGTTTGCGAGCTTGATCGGGCCGAACCGGTTGCGCATGCGCGTTTGGGAAAGGGGGGCGGGTGTCACCTTGGCATCGGGATCCTCATCTTGTGCGACGGCGGTTGCCGCGGCCCGGCGTGGCCTGACGGGGCGGGATGTGCAGATCATGCTTGATGGCGGCACGTTGTCGGTACAGTGGGCCGAAGATGGCGTCTGGATGACGGGGCCCACGGCTCATGTGTTCGACGGTGTGTGGCGGGGCTGA
- the mtaB gene encoding tRNA (N(6)-L-threonylcarbamoyladenosine(37)-C(2))-methylthiotransferase MtaB has product MKTPIFSNHGCRLNAYETEAMKELAAASGVENAVIVNTCAVTSEAVRKARQDIRKLGRENPGATIIVTGCAAQTTPEVFGQMDEVDVVLGNTEKMNPATWAQLAPDLIGQTEPVQVDDIMSVSETAGHLIDGFGTRSRAYVQVQNGCDHRCTFCIIPYGRGNSRSVPAGVVVDQIKRLVDRGYNEVVLTGVDLTSWGADLPAQPKLGDLVMRILRLVPDLPRLRISSIDSIEVDESLMAAIATETRLMPHLHLSLQHGDDLILKRMKRRHLRDDAIRFCEDAKAVRPDMTFGADIIAGFPTETDAMFAQSLDLVEACDLTWLHVFPYSPRPGTPAARMPQVDGKAIKDRAARLRAAGRARVAAHLAAQPGKTHQVLMENARMGRTAQFAEVTFSADQPESQIVNALITGVAGDQLTA; this is encoded by the coding sequence ATGAAAACCCCGATTTTTTCAAATCACGGTTGCAGGTTGAACGCCTACGAGACCGAAGCGATGAAAGAGCTCGCCGCTGCATCGGGTGTCGAGAATGCAGTGATCGTAAATACATGCGCCGTGACGTCAGAGGCCGTGCGCAAGGCGAGGCAGGATATACGCAAACTCGGCCGAGAAAATCCGGGCGCGACGATCATTGTCACCGGGTGTGCGGCACAAACCACGCCTGAGGTGTTCGGCCAGATGGACGAGGTTGATGTTGTGCTGGGGAACACCGAAAAGATGAACCCGGCCACTTGGGCGCAATTGGCCCCGGACCTGATTGGGCAGACGGAGCCTGTTCAGGTTGATGATATCATGTCTGTTTCTGAAACGGCCGGTCACCTTATTGATGGCTTTGGCACAAGAAGCCGGGCCTATGTTCAGGTGCAGAACGGGTGTGATCACCGCTGTACCTTTTGCATCATACCCTATGGTCGCGGCAATTCGCGGTCGGTGCCGGCCGGTGTTGTTGTGGATCAGATCAAGCGCCTTGTGGACCGGGGTTATAATGAAGTTGTCCTGACCGGTGTGGATTTGACCAGTTGGGGTGCTGATCTGCCAGCACAACCCAAGTTGGGCGATCTGGTGATGCGCATCCTGCGGTTGGTGCCGGACTTGCCGCGCCTGCGTATCAGCTCGATCGACAGCATCGAGGTTGATGAAAGCCTGATGGCCGCGATTGCGACGGAAACCCGGCTGATGCCTCATCTGCACTTGTCGCTCCAGCATGGTGATGACCTCATCCTGAAACGGATGAAGCGCCGCCATCTGCGGGATGATGCCATTCGTTTTTGCGAGGATGCCAAGGCTGTTCGGCCCGATATGACCTTTGGCGCTGATATCATCGCCGGATTTCCGACAGAGACGGATGCGATGTTCGCGCAGTCGCTCGACCTGGTAGAGGCGTGCGATCTGACCTGGCTGCATGTGTTTCCCTATTCCCCCAGACCGGGCACCCCGGCCGCGCGGATGCCGCAGGTTGACGGCAAGGCGATCAAGGACCGGGCCGCAAGGTTGCGTGCCGCCGGGCGCGCCCGCGTGGCCGCCCATCTGGCCGCGCAGCCGGGCAAAACGCATCAGGTCCTGATGGAAAACGCCCGCATGGGACGCACAGCGCAATTTGCAGAGGTGACTTTTTCTGCCGATCAGCCGGAAAGCCAGATCGTCAACGCACTGATTACCGGTGTCGCCGGTGATCAGCTGACCGCCTAG
- a CDS encoding glutathione S-transferase, with translation MSERPILWSFRRCPYAMRARLAIRASGVPVVLREIVLRDKPTAFLDASPKGTVPVIQANTGVIEESRDIMIWALSQNDPAHWLDVPQDGHALIDQCDGPFKAALDHTKYAVRFPDRDPAEEREKAMVFLRDLNARLTEHRFLMGPDIRLPDMAIFPFVRQFANTDRAWFDAQGLLSLTAWLDGLLASADFLAIMAKYQPWQPGQDPVNFPP, from the coding sequence ATGTCAGAAAGGCCGATCCTGTGGTCCTTTCGCCGGTGCCCCTATGCCATGCGGGCCAGGCTTGCGATCCGCGCAAGCGGTGTGCCGGTCGTTCTGCGCGAGATTGTGTTGCGGGACAAACCAACGGCCTTTCTGGATGCCTCGCCCAAAGGAACGGTTCCCGTCATTCAGGCGAACACGGGCGTTATCGAGGAAAGCCGCGACATCATGATCTGGGCGCTTTCGCAGAACGACCCGGCCCATTGGTTGGACGTCCCTCAAGACGGCCACGCTTTGATCGACCAATGCGATGGCCCGTTTAAGGCTGCCCTTGATCACACCAAATACGCGGTCCGCTTTCCTGATCGTGATCCGGCGGAAGAGCGTGAAAAGGCGATGGTCTTCCTGCGCGATCTGAATGCGCGTCTGACGGAACATCGCTTTCTGATGGGGCCTGACATCCGCCTGCCTGATATGGCGATTTTCCCATTTGTCCGCCAATTTGCAAACACGGATCGGGCTTGGTTTGACGCGCAGGGTTTGCTGTCGCTGACCGCGTGGCTGGATGGATTGCTTGCCTCGGCCGATTTTCTGGCAATCATGGCAAAATATCAGCCATGGCAGCCGGGGCAGGACCCGGTCAATTTTCCACCTTAG
- a CDS encoding glutathione S-transferase: MKLLMSPPSPFVRKVRVVLRETGLIDTIEEVAVTTTPLASDPDVSAANPLAKIPVLIRDDGPAIYDSRVINRFLNTHAQANLYPEGRLWEILTLEATADAIMEAAVGMTYEMRYREAAAQSPAWLDAQWAKVDRATRAISTRWMSHLSGPLNIGQIGVACALSYLDLRHDARGWRAGNDTLAAWHAAFAQRQSMLDTAVS, translated from the coding sequence ATGAAATTGTTGATGTCACCACCGTCGCCGTTTGTACGCAAGGTGCGCGTTGTTCTGCGTGAAACGGGCTTGATCGACACCATTGAGGAAGTTGCCGTCACGACGACGCCCCTCGCCTCTGACCCCGATGTGTCGGCTGCGAATCCCTTGGCAAAGATACCGGTGCTTATTCGCGATGACGGCCCTGCCATCTACGATAGCCGGGTCATTAACCGATTTCTGAATACACATGCGCAGGCCAATCTCTATCCCGAGGGGCGTCTTTGGGAAATCCTGACGCTTGAGGCAACCGCTGATGCGATCATGGAGGCCGCCGTCGGGATGACCTACGAGATGCGGTATCGCGAGGCGGCGGCGCAATCGCCCGCCTGGCTGGATGCACAATGGGCCAAGGTCGACCGGGCCACCCGGGCGATCAGCACGCGATGGATGAGCCACTTGTCCGGCCCGCTGAATATTGGCCAGATCGGTGTTGCCTGTGCCTTGTCATATCTTGATTTGCGCCATGATGCCCGCGGGTGGCGCGCAGGCAATGACACATTGGCCGCTTGGCACGCGGCCTTTGCACAGCGTCAAAGCATGTTGGATACAGCCGTCAGCTGA
- a CDS encoding outer membrane protein: protein MTRALALSFLVFGLPAAATAEVELSFYGGLQSAQPSDVSIRNDDEIADDDLSIDWEGRSTTAPPYYGLRATKWQSPTFGYGLDFAHNKVYPKDDELPAGYDVLEFTDGLNTLTVNAYRRWNAAFGEVSPYVGGGVGLSVPHVEVTNGDSETFGYQLTGPAATWIAGASVPINDQWSVFGEYKGTYSANTADLDTGGTLETDIVTNAVNLGVSFNF from the coding sequence ATGACACGTGCGCTTGCGCTCTCTTTTCTGGTCTTTGGCCTGCCTGCCGCTGCGACAGCAGAGGTGGAATTGAGCTTTTATGGCGGCCTGCAATCCGCCCAACCGTCAGACGTTTCGATTCGCAACGATGACGAAATCGCTGATGACGATCTGTCCATTGACTGGGAAGGGCGTTCAACAACGGCGCCGCCTTACTACGGGTTGCGCGCCACCAAGTGGCAGTCGCCGACTTTTGGATACGGGCTCGATTTTGCGCATAACAAGGTCTATCCGAAAGATGATGAACTGCCAGCTGGTTACGATGTGCTGGAATTCACCGACGGCCTGAATACCCTGACCGTCAATGCCTACCGGCGCTGGAACGCAGCGTTTGGCGAGGTGTCACCCTATGTGGGCGGCGGCGTTGGGCTGTCAGTTCCGCATGTTGAGGTGACAAATGGCGATTCCGAAACGTTTGGCTACCAGCTGACCGGTCCGGCCGCTACATGGATCGCGGGCGCGAGTGTTCCGATCAATGATCAATGGTCCGTTTTTGGCGAGTATAAAGGGACATATTCCGCCAACACCGCTGACCTGGATACAGGCGGGACCTTGGAAACCGACATTGTCACAAATGCCGTGAACCTCGGGGTCAGCTTCAACTTCTGA